From the genome of Drosophila melanogaster chromosome 2L, one region includes:
- the qtc gene encoding quick-to-court, isoform M, which yields MASVYLRILKFLVKCSKRVFKKANKKDALASQTSLQLNGGSDISSSGTSSSSSNNKESSPRTTRTPRTPQTPQTPQTPASGVAASVAETPHSCIRQGNCVKANQVKLSTLHESKISPRTPPVTPDSPSTYLDDDIDSMYSFATTTSGRSTMSCEHPYVARNGTTFSGRKMKYVVHCSNYAGQVGPDYLTPTQRAQRQIRRLKELLCIARQDLEQKDTELLRLTREVVELRLFKASLSSPEERSASSDAVTVREAELKTSQDVSPIVDMVDEGNAKGSPRHLSRQQQQQANHSLQAMQMSAEMQSSYADSGHFEDLTMSSVHSKDSQTQSEACGTATPDGEADVGCGAGGDSASNLENYELQRQELISMYEHRIEELIRSQDSATSDLKRSHNDKVEALLQKLAECNTRYSDMVPDYEQAKQRIRELEKQLEDLQRKLIEHEEKQNKMYLHMYQQGQEAERISRADQALDLAQRQPESKVSINELLHQLQSTQDELENIRTIYRRLLEAQKNRTHVDPEVTLQFLKSAIFYFLTDKENSQGHLQAIESILEFTDAEKQKISAANRTPKLHAKMSKTMSTILVRAKLHCFQLIGWRH from the exons ATGGCAAGTGTTTATTTAAGGATTCTTAAGTTTTTAGTCAAGTGCTCAAAACGTGTATTTAAGAAGGCGAATAAAAAGGATGCGTTGGCTTCTCAAACA TCTCTCCAGTTGAACGGCGGCAGTGACATCAGCAGCAGTGGcacctccagcagcagcagcaacaacaaggagtCGTCCCCCAGGACCACCAGGACGCCCAGGACACCGCAGACACCGCAGACGCCACAAACGCCGGCCAGCGGAGTAGCTGCATCTGTGGCAGAGACGCCACACAGCTGCATTCGGCAGGGCAACTGCGTCAAGGCCAACCAGGTTAAACTTTCCACGCTGCACGAGTCCAAGATTTCTCCGAGGACTCCGCCCGTTACACCGGACTCACCCAGTACCTATCTGGACGATGATATAGACTCGATGTACTCGTTCGCTACCACCACTTCGGGTCGCTCCACGATGTCCTGCGAGCATCCCTATGTGGCCAG GAACGGCACCACCTTCAGTGGTCGCAAGATGAAGTACGTCGTGCATTGCTCCAACTATGCGGGTCAGGTGGGACCCGATTATCTGACGCCCACGCAGCGGGCACAGCGCCAGATCCGGCGGCTCAAGGAGCTGCTGTGCATCGCGCGACAGGATCTGGAGCAGAAGGATACGGAGCTGCTGCGTCTGACGCGCGAGGTGGTGGAGCTGCGCCTGTTCAAGGCATCGCTCAGTTCGCCGGAGGAGCGTTCGGCCTCCTCCGATGCGGTCACCGTGCGTGAGGCGGAGCTGAAGACCTCGCAGGATGTCTCGCCCATCGTCGACATGGTGGACGAGGGCAACGCAAAGGGCAGTCCACGCCATCTAagccgccagcagcagcagcaggcgaaCCACTCACTGCAGGCCATGCAGATGTCGGCGGAGATGCAGAGCTCCTACGCGGACTCCGGCCATTTCGAGGACCTAACCATGTCGTCGGTGCACTCGAAGGACTCGCAGACGCAGAGCGAGGCATGCGGCACAGCCACGCCCGATGGAGAAGCGGATGTGGGATGCGGAGCCGGCGGTGATTCCGCCAGCAATCTGGAGAACTACGAGCTGCAGCGACAGGAACTGATAAGCATGTACGAGCATCGGATCGAGGAGCTCATTCGGAGTCAGGACAGCGCCACTAGCGATCTGAAGCGATCCCACAACGACAAGGTGGAGGCGCTGCTCCAGAAGCTGGCCGAGTGCAATACCAGGTACTCGGACATGGTGCCCGACTATGAGCAGGCCAAGCAGCGCATCCGTGAGCTGGAGAAGCAGCTGGAGGATTTGCAGCGCAAGCTGATCGAGCACGAGGAGAAGCAGAACAAGATGTACCTGCACATGTACCAGCAGGGACAGGAGGCGGAGCGCATTTCTCGAGCGGATCAG GCACTGGATTTGGCACAGCGTCAACCGGAGAGCAAGGTGTCGATCAATGAGCTACTGCATCAGTTGCAGAGCACGCAGGACGAGTTGGAGAACATACGC ACCATTTATCGCCGCCTGCTGGAAGCCCAGAAGAATCGCACCCATGTGGATCCGGAGGTGACGCTGCAGTTCCTCAAGAGCGCTATCTTCTACTTCCTCACGGACAAGGAGAACTCCCAGGGCCATCTGCAGGCCATCGAGAGCATACTCGAGTTCACCGATGCCGAGAAGCAGAAGATCAGCGCCGCCAATCGAACGCCAAA ATTGCACGCCAAAATGAGCAAAACGATGTCTACGATTTTGGTTCGCGCTAAATTGCATTGTTTTCAGCTAATTGGCTGGCGgcattaa
- the qtc gene encoding quick-to-court, isoform K gives MSLQLNGGSDISSSGTSSSSSNNKESSPRTTRTPRTPQTPQTPQTPASGVAASVAETPHSCIRQGNCVKANQVKLSTLHESKISPRTPPVTPDSPSTYLDDDIDSMYSFATTTSGRSTMSCEHPYVARNGTTFSGRKMKYVVHCSNYAGQVGPDYLTPTQRAQRQIRRLKELLCIARQDLEQKDTELLRLTREVVELRLFKASLSSPEERSASSDAVTVREAELKTSQDVSPIVDMVDEGNAKGSPRHLSRQQQQQANHSLQAMQMSAEMQSSYADSGHFEDLTMSSVHSKDSQTQSEACGTATPDGEADVGCGAGGDSASNLENYELQRQELISMYEHRIEELIRSQDSATSDLKRSHNDKVEALLQKLAECNTRYSDMVPDYEQAKQRIRELEKQLEDLQRKLIEHEEKQNKMYLHMYQQGQEAERISRADQALDLAQRQPESKVSINELLHQLQSTQDELENIRASECRMRECGSNHALLTAKEAISLWVLGARKTIYRRLLEAQKNRTHVDPEVTLQFLKSAIFYFLTDKENSQGHLQAIESILEFTDAEKQKISAANRTPKLHAKMSKTMSTILVRAKLHCFQLIGWRH, from the exons ATG TCTCTCCAGTTGAACGGCGGCAGTGACATCAGCAGCAGTGGcacctccagcagcagcagcaacaacaaggagtCGTCCCCCAGGACCACCAGGACGCCCAGGACACCGCAGACACCGCAGACGCCACAAACGCCGGCCAGCGGAGTAGCTGCATCTGTGGCAGAGACGCCACACAGCTGCATTCGGCAGGGCAACTGCGTCAAGGCCAACCAGGTTAAACTTTCCACGCTGCACGAGTCCAAGATTTCTCCGAGGACTCCGCCCGTTACACCGGACTCACCCAGTACCTATCTGGACGATGATATAGACTCGATGTACTCGTTCGCTACCACCACTTCGGGTCGCTCCACGATGTCCTGCGAGCATCCCTATGTGGCCAG GAACGGCACCACCTTCAGTGGTCGCAAGATGAAGTACGTCGTGCATTGCTCCAACTATGCGGGTCAGGTGGGACCCGATTATCTGACGCCCACGCAGCGGGCACAGCGCCAGATCCGGCGGCTCAAGGAGCTGCTGTGCATCGCGCGACAGGATCTGGAGCAGAAGGATACGGAGCTGCTGCGTCTGACGCGCGAGGTGGTGGAGCTGCGCCTGTTCAAGGCATCGCTCAGTTCGCCGGAGGAGCGTTCGGCCTCCTCCGATGCGGTCACCGTGCGTGAGGCGGAGCTGAAGACCTCGCAGGATGTCTCGCCCATCGTCGACATGGTGGACGAGGGCAACGCAAAGGGCAGTCCACGCCATCTAagccgccagcagcagcagcaggcgaaCCACTCACTGCAGGCCATGCAGATGTCGGCGGAGATGCAGAGCTCCTACGCGGACTCCGGCCATTTCGAGGACCTAACCATGTCGTCGGTGCACTCGAAGGACTCGCAGACGCAGAGCGAGGCATGCGGCACAGCCACGCCCGATGGAGAAGCGGATGTGGGATGCGGAGCCGGCGGTGATTCCGCCAGCAATCTGGAGAACTACGAGCTGCAGCGACAGGAACTGATAAGCATGTACGAGCATCGGATCGAGGAGCTCATTCGGAGTCAGGACAGCGCCACTAGCGATCTGAAGCGATCCCACAACGACAAGGTGGAGGCGCTGCTCCAGAAGCTGGCCGAGTGCAATACCAGGTACTCGGACATGGTGCCCGACTATGAGCAGGCCAAGCAGCGCATCCGTGAGCTGGAGAAGCAGCTGGAGGATTTGCAGCGCAAGCTGATCGAGCACGAGGAGAAGCAGAACAAGATGTACCTGCACATGTACCAGCAGGGACAGGAGGCGGAGCGCATTTCTCGAGCGGATCAG GCACTGGATTTGGCACAGCGTCAACCGGAGAGCAAGGTGTCGATCAATGAGCTACTGCATCAGTTGCAGAGCACGCAGGACGAGTTGGAGAACATACGC GCATCAGAGTGCAGAATGAGAGAGTGCGGCAGTAATCATGCTCTCCTTACTGCAAAAGAGGCGATTTCTTTGTGGGTACTTGGCGCGCGTAAG ACCATTTATCGCCGCCTGCTGGAAGCCCAGAAGAATCGCACCCATGTGGATCCGGAGGTGACGCTGCAGTTCCTCAAGAGCGCTATCTTCTACTTCCTCACGGACAAGGAGAACTCCCAGGGCCATCTGCAGGCCATCGAGAGCATACTCGAGTTCACCGATGCCGAGAAGCAGAAGATCAGCGCCGCCAATCGAACGCCAAA ATTGCACGCCAAAATGAGCAAAACGATGTCTACGATTTTGGTTCGCGCTAAATTGCATTGTTTTCAGCTAATTGGCTGGCGgcattaa
- the qtc gene encoding quick-to-court, isoform N, whose amino-acid sequence MSLQLNGGSDISSSGTSSSSSNNKESSPRTTRTPRTPQTPQTPQTPASGVAASVAETPHSCIRQGNCVKANQVKLSTLHESKISPRTPPVTPDSPSTYLDDDIDSMYSFATTTSGRSTMSCEHPYVARNGTTFSGRKMKYVVHCSNYAGQVGPDYLTPTQRAQRQIRRLKELLCIARQDLEQKDTELLRLTREVVELRLFKASLSSPEERSASSDAVTVREAELKTSQDVSPIVDMVDEGNAKGSPRHLSRQQQQQANHSLQAMQMSAEMQSSYADSGHFEDLTMSSVHSKDSQTQSEACGTATPDGEADVGCGAGGDSASNLENYELQRQELISMYEHRIEELIRSQDSATSDLKRSHNDKVEALLQKLAECNTRYSDMVPDYEQAKQRIRELEKQLEDLQRKLIEHEEKQNKMYLHMYQQGQEAERISRADQALDLAQRQPESKVSINELLHQLQSTQDELENIRTIYRRLLEAQKNRTHVDPEVTLQFLKSAIFYFLTDKENSQGHLQAIESILEFTDAEKQKISAANRTPKLHAKMSKTMSTILVRAKLHCFQLIGWRH is encoded by the exons ATG TCTCTCCAGTTGAACGGCGGCAGTGACATCAGCAGCAGTGGcacctccagcagcagcagcaacaacaaggagtCGTCCCCCAGGACCACCAGGACGCCCAGGACACCGCAGACACCGCAGACGCCACAAACGCCGGCCAGCGGAGTAGCTGCATCTGTGGCAGAGACGCCACACAGCTGCATTCGGCAGGGCAACTGCGTCAAGGCCAACCAGGTTAAACTTTCCACGCTGCACGAGTCCAAGATTTCTCCGAGGACTCCGCCCGTTACACCGGACTCACCCAGTACCTATCTGGACGATGATATAGACTCGATGTACTCGTTCGCTACCACCACTTCGGGTCGCTCCACGATGTCCTGCGAGCATCCCTATGTGGCCAG GAACGGCACCACCTTCAGTGGTCGCAAGATGAAGTACGTCGTGCATTGCTCCAACTATGCGGGTCAGGTGGGACCCGATTATCTGACGCCCACGCAGCGGGCACAGCGCCAGATCCGGCGGCTCAAGGAGCTGCTGTGCATCGCGCGACAGGATCTGGAGCAGAAGGATACGGAGCTGCTGCGTCTGACGCGCGAGGTGGTGGAGCTGCGCCTGTTCAAGGCATCGCTCAGTTCGCCGGAGGAGCGTTCGGCCTCCTCCGATGCGGTCACCGTGCGTGAGGCGGAGCTGAAGACCTCGCAGGATGTCTCGCCCATCGTCGACATGGTGGACGAGGGCAACGCAAAGGGCAGTCCACGCCATCTAagccgccagcagcagcagcaggcgaaCCACTCACTGCAGGCCATGCAGATGTCGGCGGAGATGCAGAGCTCCTACGCGGACTCCGGCCATTTCGAGGACCTAACCATGTCGTCGGTGCACTCGAAGGACTCGCAGACGCAGAGCGAGGCATGCGGCACAGCCACGCCCGATGGAGAAGCGGATGTGGGATGCGGAGCCGGCGGTGATTCCGCCAGCAATCTGGAGAACTACGAGCTGCAGCGACAGGAACTGATAAGCATGTACGAGCATCGGATCGAGGAGCTCATTCGGAGTCAGGACAGCGCCACTAGCGATCTGAAGCGATCCCACAACGACAAGGTGGAGGCGCTGCTCCAGAAGCTGGCCGAGTGCAATACCAGGTACTCGGACATGGTGCCCGACTATGAGCAGGCCAAGCAGCGCATCCGTGAGCTGGAGAAGCAGCTGGAGGATTTGCAGCGCAAGCTGATCGAGCACGAGGAGAAGCAGAACAAGATGTACCTGCACATGTACCAGCAGGGACAGGAGGCGGAGCGCATTTCTCGAGCGGATCAG GCACTGGATTTGGCACAGCGTCAACCGGAGAGCAAGGTGTCGATCAATGAGCTACTGCATCAGTTGCAGAGCACGCAGGACGAGTTGGAGAACATACGC ACCATTTATCGCCGCCTGCTGGAAGCCCAGAAGAATCGCACCCATGTGGATCCGGAGGTGACGCTGCAGTTCCTCAAGAGCGCTATCTTCTACTTCCTCACGGACAAGGAGAACTCCCAGGGCCATCTGCAGGCCATCGAGAGCATACTCGAGTTCACCGATGCCGAGAAGCAGAAGATCAGCGCCGCCAATCGAACGCCAAA ATTGCACGCCAAAATGAGCAAAACGATGTCTACGATTTTGGTTCGCGCTAAATTGCATTGTTTTCAGCTAATTGGCTGGCGgcattaa
- the qtc gene encoding quick-to-court, isoform H: MSLQLNGGSDISSSGTSSSSSNNKESSPRTTRTPRTPQTPQTPQTPASGVAASVAETPHSCIRQGNCVKANQVKLSTLHESKISPRTPPVTPDSPSTYLDDDIDSMYSFATTTSGRSTMSCEHPYVARNGTTFSGRKMKYVVHCSNYAGQVGPDYLTPTQRAQRQIRRLKELLCIARQDLEQKDTELLRLTREVVELRLFKASLSSPEERSASSDAVTVREAELKTSQDVSPIVDMVDEGNAKGSPRHLSRQQQQQANHSLQAMQMSAEMQSSYADSGHFEDLTMSSVHSKDSQTQSEACGTATPDGEADVGCGAGGDSASNLENYELQRQELISMYEHRIEELIRSQDSATSDLKRSHNDKVEALLQKLAECNTRYSDMVPDYEQAKQRIRELEKQLEDLQRKLIEHEEKQNKMYLHMYQQGQEAERISRADQALDLAQRQPESKVSINELLHQLQSTQDELENIRVRFFNIFLILFSVLFCVLHFVAS; this comes from the exons ATG TCTCTCCAGTTGAACGGCGGCAGTGACATCAGCAGCAGTGGcacctccagcagcagcagcaacaacaaggagtCGTCCCCCAGGACCACCAGGACGCCCAGGACACCGCAGACACCGCAGACGCCACAAACGCCGGCCAGCGGAGTAGCTGCATCTGTGGCAGAGACGCCACACAGCTGCATTCGGCAGGGCAACTGCGTCAAGGCCAACCAGGTTAAACTTTCCACGCTGCACGAGTCCAAGATTTCTCCGAGGACTCCGCCCGTTACACCGGACTCACCCAGTACCTATCTGGACGATGATATAGACTCGATGTACTCGTTCGCTACCACCACTTCGGGTCGCTCCACGATGTCCTGCGAGCATCCCTATGTGGCCAG GAACGGCACCACCTTCAGTGGTCGCAAGATGAAGTACGTCGTGCATTGCTCCAACTATGCGGGTCAGGTGGGACCCGATTATCTGACGCCCACGCAGCGGGCACAGCGCCAGATCCGGCGGCTCAAGGAGCTGCTGTGCATCGCGCGACAGGATCTGGAGCAGAAGGATACGGAGCTGCTGCGTCTGACGCGCGAGGTGGTGGAGCTGCGCCTGTTCAAGGCATCGCTCAGTTCGCCGGAGGAGCGTTCGGCCTCCTCCGATGCGGTCACCGTGCGTGAGGCGGAGCTGAAGACCTCGCAGGATGTCTCGCCCATCGTCGACATGGTGGACGAGGGCAACGCAAAGGGCAGTCCACGCCATCTAagccgccagcagcagcagcaggcgaaCCACTCACTGCAGGCCATGCAGATGTCGGCGGAGATGCAGAGCTCCTACGCGGACTCCGGCCATTTCGAGGACCTAACCATGTCGTCGGTGCACTCGAAGGACTCGCAGACGCAGAGCGAGGCATGCGGCACAGCCACGCCCGATGGAGAAGCGGATGTGGGATGCGGAGCCGGCGGTGATTCCGCCAGCAATCTGGAGAACTACGAGCTGCAGCGACAGGAACTGATAAGCATGTACGAGCATCGGATCGAGGAGCTCATTCGGAGTCAGGACAGCGCCACTAGCGATCTGAAGCGATCCCACAACGACAAGGTGGAGGCGCTGCTCCAGAAGCTGGCCGAGTGCAATACCAGGTACTCGGACATGGTGCCCGACTATGAGCAGGCCAAGCAGCGCATCCGTGAGCTGGAGAAGCAGCTGGAGGATTTGCAGCGCAAGCTGATCGAGCACGAGGAGAAGCAGAACAAGATGTACCTGCACATGTACCAGCAGGGACAGGAGGCGGAGCGCATTTCTCGAGCGGATCAG GCACTGGATTTGGCACAGCGTCAACCGGAGAGCAAGGTGTCGATCAATGAGCTACTGCATCAGTTGCAGAGCACGCAGGACGAGTTGGAGAACATACGCGTAAGATTCTTCAATATATTCCTCATCctattttcggttttgttttgtgtgttgcATTTTGTTGCATCGTGA
- the qtc gene encoding quick-to-court, isoform J produces MASVYLRILKFLVKCSKRVFKKANKKDALASQTSLQLNGGSDISSSGTSSSSSNNKESSPRTTRTPRTPQTPQTPQTPASGVAASVAETPHSCIRQGNCVKANQVKLSTLHESKISPRTPPVTPDSPSTYLDDDIDSMYSFATTTSGRSTMSCEHPYVARNGTTFSGRKMKYVVHCSNYAGQVGPDYLTPTQRAQRQIRRLKELLCIARQDLEQKDTELLRLTREVVELRLFKASLSSPEERSASSDAVTVREAELKTSQDVSPIVDMVDEGNAKGSPRHLSRQQQQQANHSLQAMQMSAEMQSSYADSGHFEDLTMSSVHSKDSQTQSEACGTATPDGEADVGCGAGGDSASNLENYELQRQELISMYEHRIEELIRSQDSATSDLKRSHNDKVEALLQKLAECNTRYSDMVPDYEQAKQRIRELEKQLEDLQRKLIEHEEKQNKMYLHMYQQGQEAERISRADQALDLAQRQPESKVSINELLHQLQSTQDELENIRASECRMRECGSNHALLTAKEAISLWVLGARKTIYRRLLEAQKNRTHVDPEVTLQFLKSAIFYFLTDKENSQGHLQAIESILEFTDAEKQKISAANRTPKLHAKMSKTMSTILVRAKLHCFQLIGWRH; encoded by the exons ATGGCAAGTGTTTATTTAAGGATTCTTAAGTTTTTAGTCAAGTGCTCAAAACGTGTATTTAAGAAGGCGAATAAAAAGGATGCGTTGGCTTCTCAAACA TCTCTCCAGTTGAACGGCGGCAGTGACATCAGCAGCAGTGGcacctccagcagcagcagcaacaacaaggagtCGTCCCCCAGGACCACCAGGACGCCCAGGACACCGCAGACACCGCAGACGCCACAAACGCCGGCCAGCGGAGTAGCTGCATCTGTGGCAGAGACGCCACACAGCTGCATTCGGCAGGGCAACTGCGTCAAGGCCAACCAGGTTAAACTTTCCACGCTGCACGAGTCCAAGATTTCTCCGAGGACTCCGCCCGTTACACCGGACTCACCCAGTACCTATCTGGACGATGATATAGACTCGATGTACTCGTTCGCTACCACCACTTCGGGTCGCTCCACGATGTCCTGCGAGCATCCCTATGTGGCCAG GAACGGCACCACCTTCAGTGGTCGCAAGATGAAGTACGTCGTGCATTGCTCCAACTATGCGGGTCAGGTGGGACCCGATTATCTGACGCCCACGCAGCGGGCACAGCGCCAGATCCGGCGGCTCAAGGAGCTGCTGTGCATCGCGCGACAGGATCTGGAGCAGAAGGATACGGAGCTGCTGCGTCTGACGCGCGAGGTGGTGGAGCTGCGCCTGTTCAAGGCATCGCTCAGTTCGCCGGAGGAGCGTTCGGCCTCCTCCGATGCGGTCACCGTGCGTGAGGCGGAGCTGAAGACCTCGCAGGATGTCTCGCCCATCGTCGACATGGTGGACGAGGGCAACGCAAAGGGCAGTCCACGCCATCTAagccgccagcagcagcagcaggcgaaCCACTCACTGCAGGCCATGCAGATGTCGGCGGAGATGCAGAGCTCCTACGCGGACTCCGGCCATTTCGAGGACCTAACCATGTCGTCGGTGCACTCGAAGGACTCGCAGACGCAGAGCGAGGCATGCGGCACAGCCACGCCCGATGGAGAAGCGGATGTGGGATGCGGAGCCGGCGGTGATTCCGCCAGCAATCTGGAGAACTACGAGCTGCAGCGACAGGAACTGATAAGCATGTACGAGCATCGGATCGAGGAGCTCATTCGGAGTCAGGACAGCGCCACTAGCGATCTGAAGCGATCCCACAACGACAAGGTGGAGGCGCTGCTCCAGAAGCTGGCCGAGTGCAATACCAGGTACTCGGACATGGTGCCCGACTATGAGCAGGCCAAGCAGCGCATCCGTGAGCTGGAGAAGCAGCTGGAGGATTTGCAGCGCAAGCTGATCGAGCACGAGGAGAAGCAGAACAAGATGTACCTGCACATGTACCAGCAGGGACAGGAGGCGGAGCGCATTTCTCGAGCGGATCAG GCACTGGATTTGGCACAGCGTCAACCGGAGAGCAAGGTGTCGATCAATGAGCTACTGCATCAGTTGCAGAGCACGCAGGACGAGTTGGAGAACATACGC GCATCAGAGTGCAGAATGAGAGAGTGCGGCAGTAATCATGCTCTCCTTACTGCAAAAGAGGCGATTTCTTTGTGGGTACTTGGCGCGCGTAAG ACCATTTATCGCCGCCTGCTGGAAGCCCAGAAGAATCGCACCCATGTGGATCCGGAGGTGACGCTGCAGTTCCTCAAGAGCGCTATCTTCTACTTCCTCACGGACAAGGAGAACTCCCAGGGCCATCTGCAGGCCATCGAGAGCATACTCGAGTTCACCGATGCCGAGAAGCAGAAGATCAGCGCCGCCAATCGAACGCCAAA ATTGCACGCCAAAATGAGCAAAACGATGTCTACGATTTTGGTTCGCGCTAAATTGCATTGTTTTCAGCTAATTGGCTGGCGgcattaa